One genomic window of Erinaceus europaeus chromosome 7, mEriEur2.1, whole genome shotgun sequence includes the following:
- the ETFBKMT gene encoding electron transfer flavoprotein beta subunit lysine methyltransferase isoform X1 has product MAWSPSWRVAALCAKAVEGAGLALFPGACSAAGCSLEPATRAFLEENTEATRSGSLTPEIELRLLTPRCRFWWERAELWPYTDPYWAIYWPGGQALSRYILDNPDTVRGKSVLDLGSGCGATAIAAKMSGSSRILANDIDPLAGVATALNCELNHLSPFPVSTQDIVGSEPAPWDLVVLGDMFYDDELANRLQQWLKRCVRTHGTRILIGDPGRPQLSGHSIQQQLCRVAEYPLPEPTRQENYGLTAATVWEFQP; this is encoded by the exons ATGGCCTGGAGCCCCAGCTGGAGAGTGGCTGCCTTGTGTGCCAAGGCCGTGGAAGGTGCTGGCCTTGCCTTGTTCCCCGGGGCCTGCAGTGCAGCTGGGTGCTCCTTGGAACCTGCCACGAGAGCTTTTCTGGAGGAGAACACGGAAGCCACCCGCAGCGGCAGCCTCACCCCAGAGATCGAGCTGCGGCTGCTGACACCCCGGTGCAGGTTCTGGTGGGAGCGAGCTGAGCTGTGGCCCTACACCGACCCCTACTGGGCCATCTACTGGCCAGGAGGCCAGGCCCTGTCCAG GTATATTTTGGACAACCCGGACACCGTCAGAGGGAAGTCTGTGTTAGATCTGGGCAGTGGGTGTGGGGCTACAGCCATTGCAGCCAAGATGAGCGGGTCCTCCCGGATCCTGGCCAACGACATAGATCCAC TCGCAGGGGTGGCCACTGCACTCAACTGTGAGCTGAACCACCTGAGCCCTTTCCCTGTCTCCACCCAAGACATCGTGGGCTCAGAGCCGGCCCCGTGGGACCTTGTGGTCCTTGGGGACATGTTCTACGATGATGAGCTCGCCAACCGTCTGCAGCAGTGGCTGAAGAGGTGTGTGAGGACCCATGGGACTCGGATTCTGATCGGTGACCCTGGGCGACCACAGCTGAGTGGACACAGCATCCAGCAGCAGCTGTGCCGGGTGGCTGAGTACCCACTCCCCGAGCCCACCCGGCAGGAGAACTACGGGCTGACAGCTGCCACTGTGTGGGAGTTCCAGCCCTGA
- the ETFBKMT gene encoding electron transfer flavoprotein beta subunit lysine methyltransferase isoform X2, which produces MAWSPSWRVAALCAKAVEGAGLALFPGACSAAGCSLEPATRAFLEENTEATRSGSLTPEIELRLLTPRCRFWWERAELWPYTDPYWAIYWPGGQALSRYILDNPDTVRGKSVLDLGSGCGATAIAAKMSGSSRILANDIDPRVATALNCELNHLSPFPVSTQDIVGSEPAPWDLVVLGDMFYDDELANRLQQWLKRCVRTHGTRILIGDPGRPQLSGHSIQQQLCRVAEYPLPEPTRQENYGLTAATVWEFQP; this is translated from the exons ATGGCCTGGAGCCCCAGCTGGAGAGTGGCTGCCTTGTGTGCCAAGGCCGTGGAAGGTGCTGGCCTTGCCTTGTTCCCCGGGGCCTGCAGTGCAGCTGGGTGCTCCTTGGAACCTGCCACGAGAGCTTTTCTGGAGGAGAACACGGAAGCCACCCGCAGCGGCAGCCTCACCCCAGAGATCGAGCTGCGGCTGCTGACACCCCGGTGCAGGTTCTGGTGGGAGCGAGCTGAGCTGTGGCCCTACACCGACCCCTACTGGGCCATCTACTGGCCAGGAGGCCAGGCCCTGTCCAG GTATATTTTGGACAACCCGGACACCGTCAGAGGGAAGTCTGTGTTAGATCTGGGCAGTGGGTGTGGGGCTACAGCCATTGCAGCCAAGATGAGCGGGTCCTCCCGGATCCTGGCCAACGACATAGATCCAC GGGTGGCCACTGCACTCAACTGTGAGCTGAACCACCTGAGCCCTTTCCCTGTCTCCACCCAAGACATCGTGGGCTCAGAGCCGGCCCCGTGGGACCTTGTGGTCCTTGGGGACATGTTCTACGATGATGAGCTCGCCAACCGTCTGCAGCAGTGGCTGAAGAGGTGTGTGAGGACCCATGGGACTCGGATTCTGATCGGTGACCCTGGGCGACCACAGCTGAGTGGACACAGCATCCAGCAGCAGCTGTGCCGGGTGGCTGAGTACCCACTCCCCGAGCCCACCCGGCAGGAGAACTACGGGCTGACAGCTGCCACTGTGTGGGAGTTCCAGCCCTGA